Proteins encoded by one window of Mesorhizobium sp. INR15:
- a CDS encoding LysR family transcriptional regulator translates to MAALRNTGGVSSGYGGMPGDGETLLRSGLSLRHMRMIVALDDHGRVSAAAQVMNISQPAASRMIGEMEAVLDVQLCERLPRGITLTPYGKALARRARSILLEMREVDREISELKSGKGGSVFLGAVTAPAIELAVPAIREIRRIYPRIEITMQVETSNVLARELISTRHDFIIARIPDDLNPRLFESRVIGVEKACLIVRRGHPLSKGGVVRLEDTAAYDWVFQSGGSPLRQAMESNFLNRNITLPDRILNTSSLLLTLVMVAQSDAIAPVSIQVAKFIQNPEGLAGAIDVVQTEFDIEVRPYSLITVKNRVLSPAAKMLHDFILREVG, encoded by the coding sequence ATGGCGGCATTGCGGAATACGGGTGGAGTTTCATCAGGTTACGGCGGAATGCCTGGCGATGGTGAAACCTTGCTGCGCAGTGGCCTCAGCCTGCGCCACATGCGCATGATCGTCGCGCTCGACGACCATGGCCGGGTCAGTGCCGCCGCCCAGGTCATGAACATTTCGCAGCCGGCAGCCTCGCGCATGATCGGCGAGATGGAAGCGGTGCTCGACGTGCAGCTGTGCGAAAGGCTGCCGCGCGGCATCACGCTGACGCCCTACGGCAAGGCACTGGCCAGGCGCGCACGTTCAATTCTGCTCGAAATGCGAGAAGTCGACCGCGAGATATCGGAACTCAAGTCGGGCAAGGGCGGCTCGGTATTCCTCGGCGCGGTGACCGCGCCGGCGATCGAGCTGGCGGTGCCGGCGATCCGCGAAATCAGGCGCATATACCCACGCATCGAGATCACCATGCAGGTCGAAACGTCGAATGTGCTGGCGCGCGAGCTGATTTCCACGCGCCATGATTTCATCATTGCCCGCATCCCCGACGATCTCAACCCGCGCCTGTTTGAATCGCGCGTCATTGGTGTCGAGAAGGCTTGCCTGATCGTGCGGCGTGGCCATCCTCTCAGCAAAGGCGGAGTGGTGCGGCTGGAGGACACCGCTGCCTATGACTGGGTCTTCCAGTCGGGCGGCTCGCCGCTGCGCCAGGCCATGGAAAGCAATTTCCTCAACCGCAACATCACGCTGCCCGACCGCATCCTCAACACCAGTTCGCTGCTGCTCACGCTGGTCATGGTCGCGCAGTCCGACGCTATCGCGCCGGTGTCGATCCAGGTGGCGAAATTCATCCAGAACCCCGAGGGCCTGGCCGGCGCCATCGATGTGGTTCAAACCGAATTCGACATCGAGGTCCGGCCCTACAGCCTGATTACGGTGAAGAACCGCGTGCTCTCGCCAGCAGCCAAGATGCTGCACGATTTCATCCTGCGGGAAGTGGGATGA
- the chvE gene encoding multiple monosaccharide ABC transporter substrate-binding protein, with product MKIIKTLAAVAALGIAAMTYSAHAADKGLVGVLMPTKTSQRWINDGDAVKSQLEALGYTVDLQYAQDDIPNQLSQLENEITKGPKALIIASIDGTTLSDALQKAADAGVVVVAYDRLIKKTKNVDYYTTFDNFGVGVIQANSLVKGLKERFPSTKPWNVELFGGSPDDNNAFFFYNGAISVLQPLIDDGSIKIKSGQTGMDKVGTLRWLAATAQARMDNLLSANYSDGSRVDGVLSPYDGLSRGITASLRAVGYGTDAQPWPIVTGQDAETASVKLIITGEQYSTVFKDTRDLAKATVQLVDKVLSGGKPDGLDVKTYNNDVKVVPSILLTPHEVDKSNYQALVVDSGYIKAGDLK from the coding sequence GTGAAAATCATCAAGACACTGGCCGCAGTCGCGGCGCTTGGCATCGCTGCCATGACCTACTCGGCGCACGCAGCCGACAAGGGTCTTGTCGGCGTGCTGATGCCCACCAAGACCTCGCAGCGCTGGATCAATGACGGCGACGCCGTCAAGTCCCAGCTCGAGGCTCTGGGCTACACGGTCGACCTGCAATACGCGCAGGATGACATCCCGAACCAGCTCAGCCAGCTGGAAAACGAAATCACCAAAGGCCCGAAGGCGCTGATCATCGCTTCGATCGACGGCACTACCTTGTCGGACGCGCTGCAGAAGGCCGCTGACGCGGGCGTCGTCGTCGTCGCCTATGACCGCCTGATCAAGAAGACCAAGAATGTCGACTACTACACAACGTTCGACAATTTCGGCGTCGGCGTGATCCAGGCGAATTCCCTGGTCAAGGGCCTCAAGGAACGTTTCCCGAGCACCAAGCCGTGGAACGTCGAACTGTTCGGCGGCTCGCCCGACGACAACAACGCTTTCTTCTTCTACAACGGTGCGATTTCCGTGCTGCAGCCGCTGATCGATGACGGCTCGATCAAGATCAAGTCTGGCCAGACCGGCATGGACAAGGTCGGCACGCTGCGCTGGCTCGCCGCCACCGCCCAGGCGCGCATGGACAACCTGCTCTCCGCCAACTACTCGGACGGCAGCCGCGTCGATGGCGTCCTGTCGCCTTATGACGGCCTGTCGCGCGGCATCACCGCCTCGCTGCGCGCTGTCGGCTACGGCACCGACGCTCAGCCTTGGCCGATCGTGACCGGTCAGGACGCCGAGACCGCCTCGGTCAAGCTGATCATCACGGGCGAGCAGTACTCGACCGTGTTCAAGGACACCCGCGACCTCGCCAAGGCTACTGTCCAGTTGGTCGACAAGGTGCTCTCGGGCGGCAAGCCTGATGGCCTCGATGTCAAGACCTACAACAACGACGTCAAGGTCGTCCCCTCGATCCTGCTGACGCCGCATGAAGTCGACAAGTCGAACTACCAGGCGCTGGTCGTCGACTCCGGCTACATCAAGGCCGGTGATCTGAAATAG
- the mmsB gene encoding multiple monosaccharide ABC transporter permease, protein MSTESAPAPQGNVVEEQRPRIAVSALTTNLREYGLIIALIVIMLFFQFTTSGTLFKPVNLSNLVQQNSFIIVMALGMLLVIVSGYIDLSVGSVAGFIGALAANMMVIWQLGPLSNPLVVSIVCLVVGGLIGAAQGYWIAYHRIPSFIVTLAGMLIFRGICQALLGGGSSVGPLPDGFKALSSGFIPDVIGPLTLIPPTVNAAGKTILGSGLTLHMTTVVLGLIAVLSYAYFGLRTRRKRERHGYEAEPFTLFVIKTLVASALALFLVYEFASYRGLPVVLLVMGVLISLFVFVTKRMTIGRRIYAMGGNPKAAQLSGINTERLTLMVFINMGVLSALGGLIIAARLGQAVPAAGLGSELDVIAAVFIGGASAMGGVGQVIGAVVGGFIMGVMNNGMSIMGVNVDWQQVVKGLVLLGAVIFDVYNKNKA, encoded by the coding sequence ATGAGCACCGAAAGCGCCCCCGCCCCGCAGGGCAATGTCGTCGAAGAACAGCGTCCACGCATCGCCGTCTCGGCGCTGACGACGAACTTGCGCGAATACGGTCTGATTATCGCGCTGATCGTCATCATGCTGTTCTTCCAGTTCACCACGTCCGGAACGCTGTTCAAGCCGGTCAACCTCAGCAATCTGGTGCAGCAGAATTCCTTCATCATCGTGATGGCGCTGGGCATGCTGCTGGTGATCGTATCGGGCTATATCGACCTCAGCGTCGGGTCTGTCGCCGGTTTCATCGGCGCGCTGGCGGCGAACATGATGGTCATCTGGCAGCTCGGACCGCTCAGCAATCCGCTGGTGGTTTCGATCGTGTGCCTGGTCGTCGGCGGCCTGATCGGCGCGGCGCAAGGCTACTGGATCGCCTATCACCGAATACCAAGCTTCATCGTGACGCTGGCGGGCATGCTGATCTTCCGTGGCATCTGCCAGGCACTGCTGGGTGGCGGATCCTCGGTGGGACCGCTTCCGGACGGCTTCAAGGCGCTCAGTTCCGGCTTTATCCCAGATGTGATCGGCCCGCTGACGCTGATCCCGCCAACGGTGAACGCGGCTGGCAAGACCATTCTGGGCAGCGGCCTGACACTGCACATGACGACGGTCGTACTCGGCCTGATCGCCGTGCTCTCCTATGCCTATTTCGGGCTCCGCACCCGGCGCAAGCGCGAGCGCCATGGCTATGAAGCCGAGCCCTTCACCCTGTTCGTTATCAAGACGCTGGTTGCCAGCGCGCTGGCGCTGTTCCTGGTCTATGAGTTCGCCAGCTACAGGGGCCTGCCGGTGGTGCTGCTGGTCATGGGCGTGCTGATCTCACTGTTCGTGTTCGTCACCAAGCGCATGACCATCGGCCGCCGCATCTATGCGATGGGCGGCAATCCCAAGGCGGCGCAACTGTCGGGCATCAACACCGAGCGGCTGACGCTGATGGTGTTCATCAACATGGGCGTGTTGTCTGCGCTCGGCGGCCTGATCATCGCGGCGCGCCTCGGCCAGGCCGTGCCGGCGGCGGGTCTCGGCTCGGAGCTTGACGTCATCGCCGCCGTCTTCATCGGTGGCGCATCGGCGATGGGCGGCGTCGGCCAGGTCATCGGCGCGGTCGTCGGCGGCTTCATCATGGGCGTGATGAACAACGGCATGTCGATCATGGGCGTCAATGTCGACTGGCAGCAGGTGGTCAAGGGCCTGGTGCTGCTCGGCGCCGTGATCTTCGACGTTTACAACAAGAACAAGGCCTAG
- the mmsA gene encoding multiple monosaccharide ABC transporter ATP-binding protein: MMTTILEMRDITKTFPGVKALSNVNLSVEEGEIHAVVGENGAGKSTLMKVLSGVYPSGTYDGQIIFQGQECQFKGIHDSEHKGIVIIHQELALVPMLSIAENIFLGNERAKFGVIDWDANEARTSALLKKVGLKEDPKTLITNIGVGKQQLVEIAKALSKDVKLLILDEPTASLSEKDSQALLDLLLEFKRQGMTSILISHKLNEINRVADKVTVIRDGRTIETLAKKDISEDRIITSMVGRSLDDRYPSREPDIGEVVFEVKNWSVYHPLHIERQVIKGIDINVRKGEVVGIAGLMGAGRTEFAMSLFGRSYGRRITGEVLLKGKPVDVSSVSKAVQHGIAYVTEDRKTYGLNLIDHIKHNITLANLGGVSRHSVIDDMRELAVANDYRKKTNIRASSVYQMTGNLSGGNQQKVVLSKWLFADPEVLILDEPTRGIDVGAKYEIYTIIARLAAEGKAIVVISSEMPELLGITDRIYVMNEGRIVGEMPAADASQEKIMRAIVRGEGKAA, from the coding sequence CTGATGACGACGATTTTGGAGATGCGCGACATCACCAAGACGTTCCCCGGCGTGAAGGCGCTGTCGAACGTCAATCTCAGCGTCGAGGAAGGCGAGATCCATGCCGTGGTCGGCGAAAACGGCGCCGGCAAATCGACGCTGATGAAGGTGCTGTCAGGCGTCTATCCCTCGGGCACCTATGACGGCCAGATCATCTTTCAAGGCCAGGAATGCCAATTCAAGGGCATCCATGACAGCGAACACAAGGGCATCGTCATCATCCACCAGGAGCTTGCGCTGGTGCCGATGCTGTCGATCGCCGAAAACATCTTCCTCGGGAACGAACGCGCCAAATTCGGCGTCATCGACTGGGACGCCAACGAGGCACGCACCAGCGCGCTGCTCAAGAAGGTCGGCCTCAAGGAAGACCCCAAGACGCTGATCACCAATATCGGGGTTGGCAAGCAGCAACTGGTCGAGATCGCCAAGGCACTGAGCAAGGACGTCAAGCTTTTGATCCTCGACGAGCCGACGGCGTCGCTCAGCGAGAAAGACAGCCAGGCGCTGCTGGACCTCCTGCTCGAATTCAAGCGGCAAGGCATGACCTCGATCCTGATCTCGCACAAGCTGAACGAGATCAACCGGGTGGCCGACAAGGTGACCGTCATCCGCGACGGCCGTACCATCGAGACGCTGGCCAAGAAGGACATCTCGGAAGATCGCATCATCACATCGATGGTCGGACGCTCGCTCGACGACCGCTATCCGTCGCGTGAGCCTGACATCGGCGAGGTCGTGTTCGAAGTGAAGAACTGGTCGGTCTATCACCCGCTCCACATCGAGCGGCAGGTGATCAAGGGCATCGACATCAACGTACGCAAGGGCGAAGTGGTCGGCATTGCCGGGCTGATGGGCGCCGGCCGCACCGAATTCGCCATGAGCCTGTTCGGCCGCTCCTATGGCCGCCGCATCACCGGCGAGGTGCTGCTCAAGGGAAAGCCGGTCGATGTCTCCTCGGTGAGCAAAGCGGTTCAACACGGCATTGCCTACGTGACCGAGGACCGCAAGACCTATGGCCTCAACCTCATCGACCATATCAAGCACAACATCACGTTGGCCAATCTCGGCGGCGTGTCGCGCCACAGCGTGATCGACGACATGCGCGAACTCGCCGTTGCCAATGACTATCGCAAGAAGACCAACATCCGCGCTTCCAGCGTCTATCAGATGACTGGCAATCTCTCCGGCGGCAACCAGCAGAAGGTGGTGCTGTCGAAATGGCTGTTCGCCGACCCCGAAGTGCTGATCCTCGACGAGCCGACGCGCGGCATTGATGTCGGCGCCAAGTATGAAATCTATACGATCATCGCGCGTCTCGCCGCCGAAGGTAAGGCGATCGTGGTCATCTCGTCGGAAATGCCAGAGCTGCTCGGCATCACCGACCGCATCTACGTCATGAATGAAGGGCGCATCGTGGGCGAAATGCCCGCGGCGGACGCGAGCCAGGAAAAAATAATGCGCGCCATCGTTCGGGGAGAAGGAAAAGCAGCATGA
- a CDS encoding dipeptidase, whose product MTSSAIIRESVVWESAVGWTPECLDEGPAMLARFGDAGFSFLSLTIGADWDRPEPTLRHFAQQRRWFENRPDTYRMIETVADIRKAKADGKVAIGFHFQGAGPLGYDPALVSLYYKLGIRWMILAYNTRNPLGDGCHEPENAGLSLLGRAFVKEMNRAGMMVDASHAGIRTSLDIIEFSEKPVVFSHSNARAIKNHERNITDEQILAAAKRGGVIGINSIGAFVNDDNSADVAGLLRHIDHIVQMAGPNHVGLGLDVVFYQDFMTKLYDAGPMMAQRGYPRPPWADLKPELLPDLVQGMIGLGYGEAAIKGVLGENFLRVAAENWI is encoded by the coding sequence ATGACCTCATCGGCGATCATTCGCGAAAGCGTTGTCTGGGAAAGTGCGGTGGGCTGGACGCCGGAATGCCTTGATGAAGGCCCGGCCATGCTGGCGCGTTTCGGCGACGCCGGCTTTTCATTCCTGTCGCTGACTATCGGTGCCGATTGGGATCGGCCGGAGCCGACGCTCAGACATTTTGCGCAGCAGCGCCGCTGGTTCGAGAACCGGCCGGATACCTACCGCATGATCGAGACCGTGGCCGATATCCGCAAGGCCAAGGCCGATGGCAAAGTGGCGATCGGCTTTCATTTTCAGGGCGCCGGACCGCTTGGGTATGATCCAGCGCTTGTCAGTCTCTACTACAAGCTCGGCATCCGCTGGATGATCCTGGCCTACAACACGCGCAATCCGCTGGGTGACGGCTGTCATGAGCCGGAGAATGCCGGCCTGTCGCTGCTCGGGCGGGCTTTTGTCAAGGAAATGAACCGTGCCGGGATGATGGTCGATGCAAGCCATGCCGGAATACGAACATCTCTCGACATCATCGAATTCTCGGAAAAGCCGGTCGTGTTCTCGCACTCCAATGCAAGGGCGATAAAAAACCACGAACGCAACATCACCGACGAGCAGATTCTCGCGGCGGCGAAACGGGGCGGCGTTATCGGCATCAATTCGATCGGCGCTTTCGTCAACGATGACAACAGCGCCGATGTGGCGGGCCTGCTGCGCCACATCGACCACATCGTGCAGATGGCTGGCCCAAACCACGTCGGGCTCGGTCTCGATGTGGTTTTCTATCAGGATTTCATGACCAAGCTCTACGATGCGGGACCGATGATGGCGCAACGGGGCTATCCCCGCCCGCCATGGGCCGATCTGAAACCCGAACTTCTGCCAGACCTCGTTCAGGGCATGATCGGGCTCGGCTATGGCGAGGCCGCCATCAAGGGCGTGCTTGGGGAGAATTTCCTGCGGGTCGCCGCGGAAAACTGGATCTGA